From one Gadus morhua chromosome 8, gadMor3.0, whole genome shotgun sequence genomic stretch:
- the twsg1a gene encoding twisted gastrulation protein homolog 1-A: protein MRPSTQLLLPASLAVLLCLLASLPAPASGCNKALCASDVSKCLIQELCQCRPTDGNCSCCKECMLCLGTLWEECCDCVGMCNPKNYSDSPATSKSTVEELHRPIPSLFRALTEGEAPINMMVVSFPVAEELSHHENLVSFLETLEDQHQNVSLPGNSIHASYDTQDNMCTVVYFDDCVSIRQCKLYCESMGGSKYRWFHNACCQCIGPECVDYGSKAVKCMNCLF from the exons ATGAGGCCCAGCACGCAGCTCCTGCTGCCGGCCTCGCTGGCAGTGCTTCTGTGTCTCCTGGCCTCCCTGCCCGCCCCGGCCAGCGGCTGCAACAAGGCCCTGTGTGCCAGCGACGTCAGCAAGTGCTTGATCCAG gaGTTGTGCCAATGCCGTCCCACCGATGGAAACTGCTCCTGCTGCAAAGAATGCATGCTGTGTCTGGGTACCCTATGGGAGGAGTGCTGTGACTGCGTTG GCATGTGTAACCCCAAGAACTACAGCGACTCCCCGGCCACGTCCAAGAGCACCGTGGAGGAGCTCCACCGGCCCATCCCCTCGCTGTTCCGCGCGCTGACAGAGGGCGAGGCGCCCATCAACATGATGGTGGTGTCCTTCCCAGTGGCGGAGGAGCTGTCCCACCACGAGAACCTGGTGTCCTTCTTGGAGACGCTGGAAGACCAGCACCAGAACGTCTCGCTCCCCGGCAACAGCATTCACGCCAGCTACGACACACAAG ACAACATGTGCACCGTGGTGTACTTCGACGACTGCGTGTCCATCCGCCAGTGTAAACTCTACTGCGAGTCCATGGGAGGATCCAAGTACCGGTGGTTCCACAACGCGTGCTGCCAGTGCATCGGACCCGAGTGTGTGGACTACGGCAGCAAGGCTGTGAAGTGCATGAACTGTTTGTTCTGA